One Candidatus Nanosynbacter featherlites genomic region harbors:
- a CDS encoding ribonucleoside-diphosphate reductase subunit alpha, with product MSVIHVVKRDGTKEPFDANKINIALLKAAEGLPDQVSKVVQVATELQLTLFDGITTEQLDQAVIQTTLQNVKDDPDYDKIAARLLLKNIYKNTLDDYETADELKKLHAKKFPQFVKDAVKVGLLDQRMTDGRFDLKKLGEALDPAKDDLSKYLGVITNRNRYALRKHGSEPIEPPQFTHMRIAMGLSYNEKDPTAAAIDFYNHMSSLEYVPGGSTRVNAGGSFPQLSNCFLLNVDDDMESIAKAVRDTMWIAKGTGGIGIGFTKLRASGSPVKTTNTVSTGPIPFIKMIDTALFAVSRKGKKMGAAAVYMENWHIDFREFIDLRSNSGDPYMRTRFANTAVFISDEFMKRVQKDQDWYLFDPADTPDLPELYGEGFSARYKEYIKLAEAGKMRVFEKTSARQQFKQILTSLQATSHPWLTWKDTINVRALNNNTGTIHLSNLCTEITLPQDKDNIATCNLVSINLSAFLNKDKTWDWDRLKEASRAAVRQLDNLVDITQTPIPEAMHSNNQTRAIGLGIMGFTDVLEKLGYCYESKESYSLIDTLTEFISYHAIDQSADLAQELGSYPTYKGSGWSKGILPIDTLETLSTDRKVKVKIDHKSSLDWDSLRVKVKKGMRNATLMAIAPTANIGHIAGTTPGIDPQFAQIFSRSTLNGKFLEVNNNLVRDLKALNLWDDIKEEVFANQGDIQHIDAIPQKLKDVYKTSFQLSPYAFIEVAARAQKWVDQAISRNMYLETRDIDEYVEIYSEAWRRGLKTTYYLHVKPRHQSEQTTVSVEKIAEQKIRTGAGKARGFGFAKINK from the coding sequence GTCAAACGAGACGGGACGAAAGAGCCGTTTGATGCAAATAAAATCAACATAGCGTTGCTGAAGGCGGCAGAGGGGTTGCCTGATCAAGTATCCAAGGTCGTGCAGGTGGCTACTGAACTGCAGCTGACATTGTTTGACGGCATTACGACTGAGCAGCTCGACCAAGCGGTCATCCAGACAACCTTGCAGAATGTTAAAGACGATCCAGATTATGACAAGATCGCGGCACGGCTGTTGTTAAAAAATATTTATAAAAACACCCTAGATGATTATGAAACCGCTGATGAGCTAAAGAAATTGCACGCAAAGAAATTTCCTCAGTTCGTGAAGGATGCAGTAAAGGTTGGGCTACTGGACCAGCGGATGACTGACGGTAGGTTTGATTTGAAAAAGCTTGGTGAAGCGCTTGATCCTGCTAAAGACGACCTCAGTAAGTACCTCGGTGTCATCACTAACCGTAACCGCTACGCCCTGCGTAAACATGGTAGTGAGCCAATTGAACCACCACAATTTACTCACATGCGTATCGCTATGGGACTGAGCTACAATGAAAAAGATCCGACGGCTGCAGCAATCGATTTTTACAATCACATGAGTAGCCTGGAGTATGTGCCAGGTGGTTCAACCCGCGTCAATGCCGGTGGTTCATTCCCGCAGCTCAGTAACTGTTTCTTGCTGAACGTTGATGATGATATGGAATCAATCGCCAAGGCGGTGCGTGACACGATGTGGATCGCCAAGGGTACTGGTGGTATCGGTATCGGCTTTACTAAATTGCGGGCATCTGGCAGTCCAGTCAAGACAACCAATACGGTAAGTACTGGACCAATTCCATTTATCAAGATGATCGATACGGCGCTATTTGCCGTCTCCCGTAAGGGTAAAAAGATGGGTGCAGCGGCAGTATATATGGAAAACTGGCATATTGATTTTAGGGAGTTTATCGACCTGCGTTCTAACTCCGGTGACCCATACATGCGAACGCGTTTTGCTAACACTGCGGTGTTTATCTCTGACGAATTTATGAAGCGGGTACAAAAAGACCAAGATTGGTACTTGTTTGACCCAGCAGATACGCCAGATCTACCAGAACTGTACGGTGAAGGATTTTCCGCGCGCTACAAAGAGTACATTAAACTAGCCGAGGCTGGTAAAATGCGCGTCTTTGAAAAGACATCAGCTCGCCAGCAATTCAAACAGATTTTGACCAGTCTACAGGCTACCAGCCACCCATGGCTCACCTGGAAAGACACTATCAATGTGCGAGCATTGAACAATAACACGGGTACGATTCACCTGTCTAACCTCTGTACGGAAATTACCTTACCGCAGGACAAAGACAACATTGCTACCTGTAACCTGGTGAGTATCAACTTATCAGCCTTTTTGAACAAAGATAAGACGTGGGATTGGGATCGACTCAAAGAAGCATCGCGAGCAGCGGTACGCCAACTGGACAACTTGGTAGATATCACCCAGACGCCGATTCCGGAAGCTATGCACTCAAACAACCAAACGCGGGCAATTGGTTTGGGGATAATGGGCTTTACTGATGTGCTCGAAAAACTTGGTTACTGCTATGAGTCTAAGGAGTCGTATAGCTTGATTGATACACTGACCGAGTTCATCAGCTATCACGCCATCGACCAATCAGCAGACTTGGCACAGGAGCTGGGCAGCTATCCTACCTACAAGGGCAGCGGTTGGAGTAAGGGTATTTTGCCGATTGACACCCTGGAGACGCTGTCTACCGACCGCAAGGTAAAGGTGAAGATTGACCACAAATCGAGCCTTGATTGGGATTCACTGCGAGTGAAAGTGAAAAAGGGTATGCGCAATGCGACACTGATGGCTATCGCGCCGACGGCGAACATTGGCCACATTGCCGGTACCACGCCAGGCATCGATCCGCAGTTTGCACAAATTTTTAGCCGCTCAACGTTGAATGGTAAGTTTTTGGAGGTAAATAATAACCTGGTGCGCGACCTTAAGGCGCTCAATTTGTGGGATGACATCAAGGAAGAGGTATTTGCTAACCAAGGTGACATTCAACACATTGATGCTATTCCGCAGAAGCTAAAAGATGTCTATAAAACCAGTTTCCAATTAAGCCCATATGCGTTCATTGAAGTGGCGGCACGAGCACAAAAATGGGTCGATCAGGCGATTAGCCGCAATATGTACTTGGAAACGCGCGATATTGATGAATATGTGGAAATTTATTCTGAAGCGTGGCGTCGTGGTTTGAAAACGACCTACTATCTACACGTTAAACCACGTCACCAATCAGAACAAACCACGGTTTCGGTGGAAAAAATTGCTGAGCAAAAGATTAGAACAGGTGCAGGCAAGGCGCGTGGCTTTGGCTTTGCGAAAATTAATAAATAA